The following proteins are encoded in a genomic region of Desulfosporosinus youngiae DSM 17734:
- a CDS encoding ABC transporter permease, with product MDSGFIALVTMYLIASVRMATPLILAGLGEAVSEKAGVLNIGVEAIMLSGAFFSFIAAFFTGNLVLGLLAGILGGIFVSMIHAVLSIHCKANQTIAGLALNFMVMGLTSFLFLIAFGQTTTLPSCSVFSEIKIPLLSDIPIIGPALFNQNAFVYIALIGMVLTAVFFYKTEWGINLHAVGEHPQAANSAGLNVFGIRYFACFVNGVLGGLGGASITLGQLGFFMENVTSGRGYIALVVVILGRRNPVGIFAASMVIGFSQALQYNLQTLGFPIPTQVFSMFPYVVAVIVLFLSIGKSIDPSALGVPFERNKR from the coding sequence ATGGATTCTGGATTTATTGCGCTTGTTACGATGTATTTAATAGCCTCTGTGAGAATGGCAACCCCTCTTATCTTAGCGGGACTGGGAGAGGCTGTTTCCGAGAAAGCCGGGGTCCTGAATATCGGGGTTGAGGCAATTATGCTTTCCGGAGCGTTCTTCAGCTTTATAGCAGCGTTTTTCACCGGAAACCTGGTCCTGGGTCTCTTGGCGGGTATCCTGGGCGGCATCTTTGTCAGCATGATCCATGCCGTCCTGAGCATCCATTGCAAAGCCAACCAGACCATTGCGGGTCTGGCACTTAATTTTATGGTGATGGGGCTTACAAGCTTCCTGTTCTTGATCGCTTTTGGGCAGACAACGACCCTCCCATCCTGCAGTGTGTTCAGTGAGATAAAAATCCCTTTGCTGTCCGATATTCCGATTATCGGCCCGGCTTTATTCAACCAGAATGCATTTGTCTATATTGCCCTGATCGGCATGGTACTGACAGCCGTTTTCTTTTATAAGACGGAGTGGGGCATTAACCTGCATGCCGTTGGTGAACATCCCCAGGCCGCCAATTCCGCCGGCCTTAATGTCTTTGGGATTCGCTATTTTGCTTGTTTTGTAAACGGTGTGTTGGGCGGTTTGGGAGGAGCAAGTATCACCTTGGGGCAGCTGGGTTTCTTCATGGAGAACGTTACCTCCGGCAGAGGGTATATTGCCTTAGTGGTGGTAATCCTGGGACGGCGCAATCCAGTGGGGATTTTTGCCGCCTCCATGGTGATCGGATTTTCCCAGGCCCTGCAGTACAACCTCCAAACCTTGGGCTTCCCGATTCCCACACAGGTATTCAGCATGTTCCCCTATGTAGTTGCCGTTATCGTACTCTTCTTGTCCATTGGCAAAAGCATCGATCCGTCTGCGCTGGGTGTCCCCTTTGAGCGCAATAAACGGTAA
- a CDS encoding ABC transporter permease, translating to MKTSGNVLSLLGIAILTLAISILLILMVGSHVNQAFFSFLSGIFGSFYSVSEVLVKATPLILTGLGVAVGARSGFINIGAEGQLYMGAIAVTGIAFWFNDLPAILMIPLVILGGFVLGGVWSVIPGFLKARFGISEVITTLMFNYIAISIVGILVRTVLKDPASSLPMSAFLPDSATLPVLMSATRLHAGLLAALISVALIWILVWKTPAGYEMRAVGLNPRACKCSGISVYKNIVRSSLISGGLAGIAGVCEVSGLHHKLLEGISPGYGYIAIIVALLGKNHPLGVVISALGIAALQVGSLGMQRMAGVPTSISSIIMGVVVLLILARKSLFRRLLTDE from the coding sequence TTGAAAACGTCTGGAAACGTTCTGTCCTTGCTCGGTATTGCTATCCTGACCTTAGCAATCTCAATTTTACTGATCCTTATGGTTGGCAGCCATGTAAACCAGGCATTCTTTAGCTTTCTATCCGGAATCTTCGGCTCCTTTTATTCAGTTTCAGAGGTTCTGGTAAAGGCAACTCCCTTGATCCTGACGGGTTTGGGCGTGGCCGTAGGTGCCCGGAGCGGTTTTATCAACATCGGTGCCGAAGGGCAGCTTTACATGGGTGCCATTGCCGTTACCGGCATTGCTTTCTGGTTTAATGATCTGCCGGCAATCCTTATGATTCCGCTGGTGATCCTGGGCGGGTTCGTTTTAGGCGGTGTATGGTCGGTTATTCCGGGATTTTTAAAGGCCCGGTTCGGGATCTCGGAAGTGATCACCACGCTTATGTTCAATTATATTGCTATAAGTATTGTCGGAATTTTGGTGCGTACTGTGCTGAAGGACCCCGCCAGTTCGTTGCCAATGTCGGCCTTTCTGCCCGACAGCGCCACACTGCCGGTCCTTATGAGCGCTACCCGGCTGCATGCAGGTCTCCTGGCTGCTCTGATCAGTGTAGCCCTCATTTGGATTCTGGTTTGGAAGACGCCTGCCGGCTATGAAATGCGGGCGGTTGGTCTAAATCCCAGGGCCTGTAAATGCTCCGGTATTTCCGTGTATAAAAACATCGTTCGTTCCTCTTTGATAAGCGGCGGCCTTGCCGGAATTGCAGGTGTATGCGAGGTGTCCGGGCTGCATCATAAGCTGCTTGAAGGTATCTCCCCAGGCTATGGGTATATCGCGATTATCGTTGCGCTGCTGGGAAAAAATCATCCTCTGGGCGTGGTCATCTCTGCCCTGGGCATCGCGGCGCTTCAGGTTGGTTCATTAGGAATGCAGCGTATGGCTGGTGTGCCGACGTCCATTTCATCGATCATCATGGGGGTTGTCGTCTTATTAATTCTGGCCCGTAAAAGTCTGTTCCGCCGGCTTTTAACGGACGAATAG
- a CDS encoding ABC transporter ATP-binding protein yields the protein MALLSMKNINKSFFGKMANKQVSFDLEQGEIHALLGENGAGKTTLMNILYGIYAKDSGSILWKGQEVSFTSPRDAIAFRIGMVHQHFMLVPTLTVSQNITLGLREKGYPFPNRRALKATIAEVSKKYGLQIDVDAYVSTLSVGEQQRVEIIKLLYRDAELLILDEPTAMLTPQETEYFFQVLRKLRADGRSVIIITHRIPEIMSITDRVTVLRDGCNVVTAKTSDITEQELSQYMIGRQLNSIQREPVVPDAGREGLLLEDLSLKEKGIQRLDSLSLRIAPGEIVGVAGVDGNGQKELVEVILGIRKQSRGKIRLDGADMSSMSVLERKKLGIGYISDDRQQDGLVMDMDLKDNMLLKTHTAPQFIKGGLINTRLVREDTQKAVEEYAIKTPDLNTPMRNLSGGNQQKLILAREMAGDPKALVAHQPTRGLDIGATEFVQQQLLLRRSYGCCILLISSDLEEVLLLSDRIAVIYKGRFMGIFPNTKELNLSRIGLMMAGRTSEAREESL from the coding sequence ATGGCTTTGCTTTCCATGAAGAACATCAATAAATCGTTTTTTGGGAAAATGGCCAATAAACAGGTAAGTTTCGATTTGGAGCAGGGAGAGATTCATGCGCTCTTAGGAGAAAATGGCGCCGGAAAAACGACCTTGATGAATATTTTATACGGCATCTATGCCAAGGATTCCGGCAGCATTCTCTGGAAAGGGCAGGAGGTTTCCTTTACCTCGCCCAGAGACGCCATTGCTTTCCGTATTGGTATGGTTCATCAGCATTTCATGCTGGTTCCTACTCTGACCGTGTCGCAGAACATAACCCTTGGGCTTAGAGAAAAGGGATATCCCTTTCCTAACCGTAGGGCACTTAAGGCAACCATCGCGGAGGTTTCGAAAAAATACGGGCTGCAGATCGATGTTGATGCTTACGTCTCCACGCTGTCCGTGGGGGAACAGCAAAGAGTTGAGATTATTAAACTTCTCTACCGTGATGCGGAATTGCTTATCTTGGACGAGCCTACTGCCATGCTTACTCCCCAGGAGACCGAATACTTTTTCCAGGTATTGCGCAAACTGCGCGCGGACGGCCGTTCGGTTATCATAATTACTCACCGCATCCCTGAGATCATGAGCATTACAGACCGTGTCACAGTTCTGCGCGATGGGTGCAATGTGGTGACGGCCAAAACAAGTGACATTACAGAGCAAGAGTTATCACAGTATATGATCGGACGCCAGCTTAACAGTATCCAGCGGGAGCCCGTTGTGCCCGATGCCGGCAGGGAGGGACTTCTCCTGGAGGATCTTTCATTGAAGGAAAAAGGTATACAGCGGCTTGATTCGCTTTCCTTGCGGATCGCGCCAGGGGAGATTGTCGGTGTCGCCGGTGTTGATGGCAACGGGCAAAAGGAGTTAGTCGAGGTCATTCTGGGCATCCGCAAACAAAGCAGAGGGAAGATCAGACTGGACGGCGCAGATATGAGTTCAATGAGCGTACTTGAGCGCAAGAAGCTGGGGATTGGTTATATTTCAGACGATCGTCAGCAGGACGGCCTGGTTATGGACATGGACCTCAAGGATAATATGCTTTTAAAAACACACACTGCCCCCCAATTCATTAAGGGCGGACTGATCAATACCCGTTTAGTGCGGGAAGACACACAAAAGGCAGTGGAAGAATACGCCATCAAAACTCCGGACTTGAATACTCCCATGCGCAACCTGTCCGGCGGAAACCAGCAAAAGCTGATCCTGGCACGGGAAATGGCGGGCGACCCCAAAGCTCTTGTGGCCCATCAGCCCACAAGAGGTCTTGATATTGGTGCGACGGAGTTCGTCCAACAGCAGCTTCTCCTGCGCCGGTCGTATGGGTGCTGTATTCTCCTCATCTCGTCCGACTTAGAGGAAGTCCTCTTACTGAGTGATAGGATCGCCGTGATTTATAAAGGACGCTTCATGGGAATTTTCCCTAACACTAAAGAACTGAATCTCTCCCGCATCGGTCTGATGATGGCTGGGAGAACGTCTGAGGCAAGGGAGGAATCACTTTGA
- a CDS encoding BMP family protein, producing MRVVKGLALLMCLLILLTGCGSGGAKETSSNEQKMKVALLLSGPANDQGWNATALEGLKAAETKFGLETTYTENVGVADTESAYNDYAARGYDLIIGHGFQFGDPAVRVAGKFPKLHFMATESNSQAENMASYVMSCEQGGYLMGILSGSMSKTGKIGVIGGMEQPSIVKELEAFKLGAKKVNPDIVVYEIYVNSFTDVSAGKDAALSMIDKGADVLYHVANQAGTGAIKAAEEKGILACGNSYDQNSIAPNTVICSTMYNMPTVILTAVDAVKNGTFKGGITHLGMKEKVVDISPYHSFESKIPEAAKKLIEDTKQQIIDGTLTVPVIEKSTK from the coding sequence ATGAGAGTTGTAAAAGGTTTAGCACTTCTAATGTGTCTGTTAATCCTGTTAACCGGCTGCGGCAGCGGAGGTGCAAAAGAGACGTCCTCTAACGAGCAGAAAATGAAAGTAGCGCTGCTCCTCTCGGGTCCTGCCAATGATCAAGGCTGGAATGCAACAGCCTTGGAGGGACTTAAGGCCGCCGAGACGAAGTTTGGCTTGGAGACAACCTACACGGAAAATGTCGGTGTCGCCGATACAGAATCAGCCTACAACGATTATGCTGCACGGGGATATGACTTAATCATCGGGCATGGTTTTCAGTTCGGGGACCCGGCAGTCCGTGTGGCCGGAAAATTCCCCAAGCTCCATTTCATGGCCACTGAGTCCAATTCACAGGCTGAGAATATGGCTTCCTATGTAATGAGCTGTGAGCAGGGCGGATATTTGATGGGCATCCTGTCCGGTTCCATGTCCAAAACCGGTAAAATCGGGGTAATAGGCGGGATGGAGCAGCCCTCTATTGTTAAGGAGCTTGAGGCCTTTAAGCTGGGCGCGAAAAAAGTAAACCCGGATATTGTTGTGTATGAGATTTATGTAAATTCGTTTACGGATGTTTCTGCCGGTAAAGATGCCGCACTGTCCATGATCGACAAGGGCGCGGATGTTCTCTACCATGTTGCCAACCAAGCCGGCACCGGCGCGATTAAGGCGGCAGAGGAAAAAGGCATACTGGCTTGCGGCAATTCATACGACCAGAATTCCATCGCCCCGAACACTGTCATTTGTTCCACAATGTATAATATGCCGACAGTCATTCTGACTGCTGTCGATGCTGTTAAAAATGGCACATTTAAAGGCGGTATTACTCACTTAGGAATGAAAGAAAAGGTCGTCGATATTTCCCCCTACCATTCTTTCGAGAGCAAGATTCCCGAAGCTGCCAAGAAGCTGATCGAGGATACCAAGCAACAGATTATTGATGGAACCTTAACCGTTCCCGTTATCGAGAAATCCACAAAATAG
- a CDS encoding amidohydrolase family protein, translating to MTKKILIKNARAIVTCDASDQVFYDTDMLIEGPQIRQMGKNLPTQDAEVIDGRDKFIYPGLINTHHHFFQTFVRNLMTIDYPNLLVVEWLDKIYRVFQKIDSEVIYYSSLTAMGDLLKHGCTCAFDHQYCYTRLSGKLPVDRQMEAAAQLGIRYHAGRGTNTLPRSEGSTIPDDMLETTDEFIADCERLIDLYHDPSPFSMKQIVVAPCQPINSYRETFQESAALARAKGVRLHTHLGEGENIIMQERWHKRTLEWCEEIGFIGPDVWIAHGWELQPDEFKVMGQAGTGVSHCPAPAVLGGFPILDMKALQNDKVIISLGCDGSATNDSSNILDSLRMAYLMQAYHSKARGGCLSPYELLKIATINGAKTLGRDNLGSLEVGKAADLFMINTGVLELTGTLHDPKNILARVGVTGPVWLTMVNGNVVFRDGRLLGVDEQALTEQGEKVCTRVLRNECDAFR from the coding sequence ATGACTAAAAAAATCCTAATTAAAAATGCCCGGGCAATTGTAACCTGTGATGCCTCAGATCAAGTATTTTATGACACGGATATGCTTATCGAGGGACCTCAAATCAGGCAGATGGGCAAGAATTTGCCAACCCAGGACGCCGAAGTGATCGACGGACGTGACAAATTTATTTATCCCGGCCTGATTAACACCCATCACCACTTTTTCCAAACCTTTGTGCGAAACCTGATGACCATCGATTATCCGAATCTGCTGGTGGTCGAATGGCTGGATAAAATCTACCGTGTTTTTCAAAAAATCGATTCCGAAGTTATCTATTACTCTTCATTGACTGCCATGGGAGATTTGCTTAAACACGGATGCACTTGTGCCTTCGATCACCAGTATTGCTATACACGTTTGTCAGGAAAGCTGCCGGTGGACCGGCAGATGGAAGCGGCTGCCCAACTGGGCATTAGGTATCATGCAGGCAGAGGTACAAATACACTTCCGCGCAGTGAAGGAAGTACGATTCCTGACGATATGCTGGAAACGACCGATGAATTTATTGCCGACTGTGAACGTCTGATTGATTTGTATCATGATCCCTCACCCTTTTCAATGAAGCAGATCGTGGTAGCACCCTGTCAGCCGATTAACAGCTACAGAGAAACCTTCCAGGAATCGGCCGCTCTGGCCAGGGCAAAGGGCGTGCGCCTGCATACTCATCTTGGCGAAGGAGAAAACATCATTATGCAGGAGCGCTGGCATAAGCGGACCCTTGAATGGTGTGAGGAAATCGGCTTTATTGGCCCGGATGTCTGGATTGCCCATGGATGGGAGCTGCAGCCCGATGAATTCAAGGTGATGGGGCAAGCCGGCACAGGTGTTTCTCATTGTCCCGCGCCGGCGGTTCTGGGCGGGTTCCCGATCCTTGATATGAAAGCTCTGCAGAATGATAAGGTGATCATTAGTCTTGGATGCGACGGTTCCGCAACCAATGACAGTTCGAATATACTCGATTCGCTCAGGATGGCCTATCTGATGCAGGCTTACCACAGCAAAGCACGGGGAGGGTGCCTTTCTCCCTACGAATTGCTGAAAATCGCGACAATTAATGGTGCAAAAACCCTGGGACGGGACAACTTGGGGTCGTTGGAGGTTGGAAAAGCTGCTGACCTGTTCATGATCAACACAGGGGTGCTGGAACTGACGGGTACCCTGCATGACCCGAAAAATATTCTCGCCCGGGTCGGGGTGACTGGTCCGGTTTGGCTGACCATGGTTAATGGTAATGTTGTGTTTCGGGATGGCCGGTTGTTGGGTGTTGATGAACAGGCCTTAACCGAACAGGGGGAAAAGGTTTGTACGCGGGTGCTGCGCAATGAATGTGACGCATTCCGTTAA
- a CDS encoding DUF6198 family protein, with the protein MTKIKNFAELAYLLGLIILALGVALMEKADLGISMVVAPAYLISLKVSSLTFGMAEYTLQAVLLVVLFLVLRRFKLSYCFSFVTAVIYGVILDSWIRILNDVAADALSIRIPLYLAGMLLCSMGISLLFHTYLSPEVYELFVKEVSKKYHININKFKIGYDCTSCVVAIAMSYLFFGGLRGVGIGTVICALVNGIIIGQCSKFLEKYIDFSPKLPLAKYFD; encoded by the coding sequence ATGACAAAGATAAAAAACTTTGCCGAGCTGGCCTATTTGTTGGGTCTGATCATTCTGGCCCTCGGTGTGGCGCTTATGGAAAAGGCGGACCTCGGTATTTCCATGGTAGTTGCTCCGGCCTATTTAATTTCGCTGAAAGTTAGTTCTCTCACATTCGGCATGGCGGAATATACACTGCAGGCCGTACTATTAGTAGTTTTGTTTCTGGTGCTGCGCCGCTTTAAGCTATCCTACTGTTTCTCGTTTGTCACGGCGGTTATTTATGGTGTGATTCTGGATAGTTGGATCCGGATACTGAATGATGTGGCTGCTGATGCGCTGAGTATACGTATCCCTCTATATCTTGCGGGGATGCTCTTATGCTCTATGGGTATCTCCTTGCTTTTTCACACCTATCTTTCCCCCGAAGTCTACGAGTTGTTCGTGAAAGAAGTGTCTAAGAAATACCATATAAATATTAATAAGTTTAAAATCGGCTATGACTGTACCAGCTGTGTTGTGGCCATCGCAATGTCTTACCTTTTCTTCGGCGGCCTGCGCGGGGTTGGGATCGGAACAGTTATCTGCGCTTTAGTCAATGGTATTATCATCGGTCAATGCAGCAAGTTTTTAGAGAAATATATTGATTTTTCCCCGAAACTTCCTTTGGCCAAATATTTCGACTGA
- a CDS encoding 4Fe-4S binding protein, translating to MFNPKGNYIWRRSIQALFAIMVGLIGIQFIGFVQSVSDPNATLFKARPAGVEAFLPISALIAFKSWLTTGVFDRIHPAGLVIFLAAMSVSLLWKRAFCSWICPFGTLSEGLALLGQRIFKRKFMLPRWLDYGLRSLKYLILGFFIFFIFVLMDGVSAYAFLQTPYNMVADIKMLSFFTNMTWVGFSIIGGLIVLSVLIENFWCRYLCPYGALLGLLGMISPWKIRRAPETCISCTRCSVACPNRINVDKMPSVWSPECTGCLNCVRQCPVSNTLKFDLPKPFFSLTPKSLALCVVGLWVGMIGIAKLTGHWETSISMEMYRMLIPRLDQFSHF from the coding sequence ATGTTTAATCCTAAAGGTAACTACATTTGGCGCAGGAGTATCCAGGCTTTATTTGCAATCATGGTTGGCCTGATTGGGATTCAATTTATAGGCTTTGTTCAAAGTGTCTCCGATCCAAACGCAACCTTGTTTAAAGCAAGACCGGCGGGTGTGGAAGCATTTCTGCCCATCAGTGCTTTAATCGCTTTCAAATCATGGCTGACCACCGGGGTTTTTGACCGGATTCATCCTGCCGGGCTTGTGATTTTTCTGGCCGCAATGAGCGTATCCCTGTTATGGAAGAGGGCATTTTGTTCCTGGATTTGTCCTTTTGGTACTTTATCAGAGGGCTTAGCTTTGCTGGGGCAAAGGATATTCAAGAGAAAGTTCATGCTCCCGCGTTGGCTTGACTATGGTCTGCGCTCTTTAAAGTATTTAATTCTGGGTTTCTTCATTTTTTTTATTTTCGTCCTGATGGATGGGGTATCTGCCTATGCCTTTTTGCAGACCCCCTATAACATGGTTGCGGATATCAAGATGCTAAGCTTCTTCACCAATATGACTTGGGTAGGATTCAGCATTATCGGCGGTTTGATCGTTCTATCGGTTCTTATTGAAAATTTCTGGTGCCGGTATCTCTGTCCCTATGGAGCGTTACTGGGTTTATTAGGCATGATAAGTCCCTGGAAGATACGAAGAGCACCTGAAACCTGTATCTCCTGTACACGATGTTCGGTCGCTTGCCCGAATCGTATCAATGTCGATAAAATGCCGAGCGTTTGGTCGCCGGAATGTACCGGGTGTTTAAATTGTGTCCGGCAGTGTCCTGTGAGCAACACCTTGAAGTTTGATCTTCCCAAACCCTTTTTCTCACTGACGCCAAAGAGCTTAGCCTTGTGTGTGGTGGGGTTATGGGTCGGGATGATTGGAATCGCGAAGCTGACGGGACACTGGGAGACCAGTATTTCAATGGAAATGTATAGGATGCTGATTCCAAGGCTGGATCAGTTTAGTCACTTTTAA
- a CDS encoding tRNA-binding protein, which produces MAEFDDFMKLDIRAGEIVKAEVFEKARKPAYKLWVDFGEEIGIKRSSAQITECYKIDDLMGKQVLGVVNFPPRQVADFMSEVLILGVYAKQGVVLIQPDQPVSKGSKLG; this is translated from the coding sequence GTGGCAGAGTTTGATGATTTTATGAAATTAGATATAAGAGCCGGTGAAATTGTAAAGGCCGAGGTTTTTGAAAAGGCAAGAAAACCGGCCTATAAATTGTGGGTTGATTTCGGGGAAGAAATTGGCATCAAGAGATCGAGTGCTCAAATTACCGAATGTTATAAAATCGATGATCTGATGGGGAAACAAGTCTTAGGGGTCGTTAACTTTCCGCCCAGACAAGTCGCTGACTTCATGTCAGAAGTGTTAATTCTGGGAGTATACGCAAAACAAGGGGTTGTTTTGATTCAGCCGGACCAACCGGTAAGTAAAGGAAGCAAATTGGGGTAA
- a CDS encoding DMT family transporter, translating into MPTGKKQIYLILLLVVMLWGLNVIMIKYLAQLMPPILVAGLRMLLAGGFLLIFVFKTYGFYNPDRKQWRLLFLIGLISVFIHQLFLGYGVLTTSATNAALILALNPLTTALLASLFVNEKFTRNLGLGILLGFTGVVLVVFSNSSDGSVEFSLIGDILMVLAMLTYVIGALLIKKLMETSIPTVVVTAYSTLIGGILLNIGVMGSLGLSVYGQIHFSATAGLVLLLSAWGATALGTLGWNHGIKHLGANRTAMFLNGMPFASMVGGVVFLDEKIGLIHIIALMLTTLGIVIGSIKPKEVKSMYAGISPD; encoded by the coding sequence ATGCCAACAGGAAAGAAACAAATCTATCTCATATTGCTTTTAGTAGTTATGCTTTGGGGTCTAAACGTTATTATGATTAAGTACTTAGCACAGCTTATGCCGCCCATACTGGTAGCTGGACTTCGAATGCTGTTGGCAGGAGGTTTTTTGCTTATTTTTGTTTTTAAAACATACGGATTCTATAATCCGGATAGAAAACAGTGGAGACTGCTTTTTTTAATCGGATTAATATCTGTTTTTATTCATCAGTTGTTTTTAGGGTATGGTGTTCTTACGACATCTGCCACCAATGCCGCCCTTATTCTTGCCTTAAATCCGTTAACAACGGCGCTTTTAGCCTCCCTCTTTGTGAACGAAAAATTCACCAGGAATTTAGGACTGGGAATCTTACTGGGATTTACAGGGGTTGTGCTCGTAGTATTCTCCAATTCCTCTGACGGTTCCGTGGAGTTTTCACTGATCGGGGATATCCTTATGGTTTTAGCCATGTTAACCTATGTCATCGGGGCGCTGCTTATCAAAAAATTAATGGAAACTTCGATTCCCACTGTAGTTGTAACAGCTTATTCTACCTTGATAGGAGGGATATTGTTAAATATTGGAGTGATGGGTTCCCTTGGGCTTTCGGTTTATGGGCAGATTCATTTTTCTGCAACAGCGGGACTGGTTTTATTATTATCAGCCTGGGGAGCCACAGCCTTGGGTACCTTAGGCTGGAACCATGGGATTAAACATTTGGGGGCAAATCGAACGGCTATGTTTTTAAATGGTATGCCTTTTGCGAGCATGGTTGGCGGTGTGGTTTTTTTAGATGAGAAAATAGGCTTAATCCATATCATCGCCCTTATGCTCACAACATTGGGGATTGTGATTGGAAGCATAAAGCCAAAAGAGGTTAAGAGCATGTATGCCGGCATAAGCCCGGACTGA
- a CDS encoding helix-turn-helix transcriptional regulator, with protein MKNRVKELRTLANMTQQQLADLVCVSSRTIISLEKGQYNPSIMLAYKIARVFNTTIEDLYNLEENLENEEKDI; from the coding sequence GTGAAAAATAGAGTAAAAGAATTGCGAACCCTTGCTAATATGACTCAACAGCAATTAGCTGATTTGGTCTGTGTTTCTTCAAGAACGATCATTTCACTGGAAAAAGGACAGTACAATCCATCGATTATGCTAGCCTATAAAATAGCTCGCGTGTTCAACACGACCATTGAGGATTTATATAATTTAGAGGAGAATTTGGAGAATGAAGAAAAAGATATATAA
- a CDS encoding multidrug effflux MFS transporter → MSFSNSNQGILTGKELSDSKKLRYWTAFVLGSLAAIGPLSIDMYLPSLPSLTTDLQTSASLAQLSITACLLGMSLGQLLMGSLSDIRGRRLPLLIGLIAFTAASLLCAVNTSIGGLIALRFIQGVAGSAGIVISKAMVRDLYSGAEMMKFLSLLMLVNGLGPIMAPIIGGQLLEFTSWRGVFVALSLSGLVMFLAVIFGLNETLPVKGRTAGGLANTLTTYRKLISDRDFIMYALPQGFVTAAMFAYISGSPFVIQTIFGASPQTFSLIFAMNGLGIILAGQITGRLAPKIKGVKLYVGGLILAAVSGFALLLAILFKASLPVVLIPLFFVVSCVGAVGTAGSALAMENYGHAAGSASALLGLLSLIFGAFVAPLVGIGGSNNAVPMGIIIAICDVGALLIFILLRRPKGKG, encoded by the coding sequence ATGTCATTTAGTAACAGTAATCAAGGAATTTTAACCGGCAAAGAGTTGTCTGATTCTAAAAAACTGCGTTATTGGACAGCCTTTGTCTTAGGCTCCCTGGCAGCTATCGGGCCCTTATCAATTGATATGTATTTGCCTTCTCTTCCGTCCCTGACAACAGACCTCCAGACGAGTGCATCCCTGGCTCAGCTAAGCATAACTGCTTGCTTACTGGGGATGTCATTGGGACAATTATTGATGGGATCTTTAAGTGATATTCGGGGGCGCCGCCTCCCTTTGTTAATAGGCCTGATTGCCTTCACCGCCGCTTCTCTTTTGTGCGCAGTAAATACATCCATTGGAGGTCTTATTGCCTTAAGGTTTATTCAAGGCGTAGCAGGGTCGGCAGGAATAGTGATTTCAAAAGCAATGGTCCGGGACCTTTACTCAGGTGCCGAAATGATGAAATTTCTATCTCTATTAATGTTAGTCAATGGCTTAGGCCCTATCATGGCTCCGATCATAGGGGGACAACTTTTGGAGTTCACCTCCTGGAGAGGGGTTTTTGTTGCCCTGTCTCTATCGGGCCTGGTGATGTTTTTAGCCGTAATTTTCGGTTTAAACGAGACCCTGCCGGTTAAAGGCCGTACGGCAGGTGGTCTTGCGAATACTCTCACAACCTACAGGAAACTTATTTCTGATCGTGATTTTATTATGTATGCCTTGCCCCAAGGATTTGTTACGGCAGCCATGTTTGCTTATATTTCCGGTTCGCCTTTTGTAATCCAAACTATATTTGGTGCTTCCCCTCAAACGTTTAGTTTGATTTTTGCCATGAATGGTCTCGGAATTATTCTTGCCGGTCAAATCACCGGCCGGCTTGCCCCGAAAATAAAGGGGGTTAAGTTATATGTAGGCGGGCTCATTCTTGCGGCTGTAAGCGGTTTTGCTTTACTGCTTGCCATATTATTTAAGGCAAGTCTTCCAGTCGTCTTAATCCCCTTGTTTTTTGTGGTCTCTTGTGTTGGCGCCGTAGGTACAGCCGGTTCGGCACTGGCCATGGAGAATTACGGGCATGCCGCAGGAAGTGCTTCAGCGTTGCTTGGTCTGCTTTCCCTTATTTTTGGTGCTTTTGTAGCGCCTTTAGTCGGTATAGGCGGGAGCAATAATGCTGTACCTATGGGTATCATTATTGCAATATGTGATGTAGGGGCGCTCCTCATCTTTATTTTATTAAGACGGCCCAAGGGCAAAGGGTAA